The proteins below are encoded in one region of Scylla paramamosain isolate STU-SP2022 chromosome 8, ASM3559412v1, whole genome shotgun sequence:
- the LOC135103177 gene encoding piggyBac transposable element-derived protein 3-like: MSHLLFFDNWFSSLDLVIELHKKGIYTLGTVRQNRLKGCRLIDDKRMKKLGRGTYDEKSATVEGIEVDVLKWCDTKCVTFISTYAAGDPPGVAERWSKKEKQFIDVACPNVVLEYNKFMGGVDLLDGLVSYYRTKLKSKKYYMRFFFHFLDMVTVNCWLLYRRDGRSLEIPPKKQMDLLDFRAEVAEGLLKCKKDTTRKKSRRSSSDVEKKLLAKKKKGRVAPTPAKDIQMDSLVL; this comes from the coding sequence ATGTCAcaccttcttttctttgacAATTGGTTCTCCTCGCTTGACCTTGTGATTGAGTTACACAAAAAGGGGATATACACATTAGGAACAGTCAGACAGAATAGACTAAAGGGCTGCAGGCTCATTGATgacaaaagaatgaagaaacttGGACGTGGCACCTATGATGAGAAAAGTGCTACTGTGGAAGGTATAGAAGTCGATGTTCTGAAGTGGTGTGACACTAAATGTGTAACATTTATATCAACATATGCTGCTGGAGATCCGCCTGGTGTAGCAGAGAGATGgagcaagaaagagaaacaattcATTGATGTGGCATGTCCTAATGTTGTGCTGGAGTACAATAAGTTCATGGGAGGCGTGGACCTACTAGATGGTCTTGTGTCATACTATCGAACTAAGCTCAAGTCAAAGAAGTATTACATgagatttttctttcattttctggaTATGGTGACAGTCAATTGTTGGCTACTCTATAGGCGGGATGGGAGAAGCCTTGAAATCCCCCCTAAAAAGCAGATGGATTTGTTAGATTTTAGAGCAGAAGTTGCAGAAGGTCTCCTCAAGTGCAAGAAGgatacaacaagaaaaaaatcacgtaGGAGTAGCTCTGATGTGGAGAAGAAACTCTTGGCCAAGAAAAAGAAGGGTCGTGTCGCCCCAACCCCAGCAAAGGATATTCAGATGGACAGT